Part of the Ignavibacterium album JCM 16511 genome, GCATCGTTCATTGCTTTTTTTGTGATAAGAAAATAAACAACTGCAATTCCCAACACTGTTAAGGCAACATAAACCCAATAAACACCGGTTATTCCAAATGATTTTCTAACTGGCGGAGAAATAATTCCCGGCAAAAAGCCGCCAAGATTCATTAAGGCATAAAGCATTGCATAACCCATTGCCGCAGTTTTTTCATCGGTCAATTGTTTAACGCCGGCATAACAGGCGGGTTGATAAATTCCATAACCAAGTATGATAAACAAAATACCAAGCATTGCAATTGAATGAGCAGAATTCCATAAACCTGGCTGACCTGCAGAAGGAGCGATTGTAAGAAAGACCCTTCCGACCAGCATAAGTGACAAAGCAATTAATAAAGATTTTCTTAATCCAATCCAGTCAACAGTAGCACCCAAGAATAACATTGCGAGAGTGATTCCTGCGGTAAGCACACCGACCATTCTTCCGGCATCTATATCATTTAATCCGATAAATTCATTAAAATAAATTGCAAGCAAACCAAGTACGCCAAAGTAAGTTAATCCTTCAAGAACATAAGAGATGTTTACTCCGAGTAATGCACGCGAGGTATGGGCTAAATCGATGAATGGTTGAGTAAGTTCCAGTACGATGTTATCAAAGGCGCTATACTCTTCTTTGGATTTTTCTTTTTTAAGCGGAAGTGTAAGTATAATCACATAAGCAATCGGAGGAATTACTAATGATAACAAAAACCAAATCAGCCCATTGTAACCTTTAAAGATTGCATTTCTTGAAGTTGCCAGAACAAAAAAGAAATAGAGAATTAACCCCAGACCGATGAATACAATAATTAGATCATTCATAAATATTCCGAAGTTTATTTTTAAAATTATTTTTTTGGAATCGTAACTCTGAAAATTGAACCTTTGCCAAATTCACTCTCAAATGAGATTGTTCCTTCATTCTTCTCGATAAAATCTTTGCAAAGAACCAATCCCAGCCCTGTTCCTTTTTCCTGATCTGTACCTCGCGTTGATATCTGGGTATCAATCTGAAAAAGTTTTTGCTGAATTTCTTTTGGAATGCCAGTTCCGTAATCCTTAACAGAAAACTCTGCAAAGTCATCGTTCAGATTTTTACAAACTACTTCAATACTTTTACCTGACGGAGTAAATTTGATTGCATTCGAAACCAGATTTCTGACAACAGATTCAATCATATATTTATCTGCATAGACAAAACAAGTATCGTCGCATTGTGTATGAACAGATATATTTTTTCTTTCATACTGCTCTGAATAAAGCTCTAGAACCTGATTTACAATTTCACATAAATTAAATTGAGTTTTCTTTACTTCAATTTTTCCGGTATGAAATCTTGACCATTCAAGTAAATTAACAAGAAGATTATAAACATTGCTTGCAG contains:
- a CDS encoding MFS transporter, whose product is MNDLIIVFIGLGLILYFFFVLATSRNAIFKGYNGLIWFLLSLVIPPIAYVIILTLPLKKEKSKEEYSAFDNIVLELTQPFIDLAHTSRALLGVNISYVLEGLTYFGVLGLLAIYFNEFIGLNDIDAGRMVGVLTAGITLAMLFLGATVDWIGLRKSLLIALSLMLVGRVFLTIAPSAGQPGLWNSAHSIAMLGILFIILGYGIYQPACYAGVKQLTDEKTAAMGYAMLYALMNLGGFLPGIISPPVRKSFGITGVYWVYVALTVLGIAVVYFLITKKAMNDAISKKGEDFVKAQKEENDEMASMTTKEKMIFYFKNFPLRDLRFLYFIFILIFVQTLFAHNWLTIPQYTSRAFEGFVSDNFEFFVNLNPILIFILTPMVAALTAKKNAYDMMIIGTFVMASPTFILALGPNINTLIAYILIMTIGEAMWQPRFLQWVAEIAPKNMTGIYMGIGQFPWFLTKVITSLYSGWFLMKYCPADKPPSEMNTEMMWFIYGLIAIVSPIGLLLARKWMLKGFKVKHQE